AACTGCGCCGGTGAGAGCAGACGTGAGCAGAAAGGCACCACCCGTGGTCAACCGGATCGCCGACAACGTCCCCGGACTCCCGTGGCGGCTGCGCCGAGTCGCGGCGAGCCTCATCTGGGGCTGTCCGTGAGCGCGCTCCCCGAGGTCTCGGGCCGGGCCTCGCAGCTGCTGGGCCTGCACACGGCGCCCCGGCTGCTGACGGTCGTCAACGTCTGGGACGTGATCTCGGCCAAGGTGGTCGCGCAGACCGAGGGGACGCAGGCCCTGGCCACCGCGAGCCACTCCATCGCCGCCTCCCGCGGCTACGAGGACGGCGAGAACATCCCGGTCGACGAGATGCTGGCGGAGGTCGCCCGGATCGTGGAGGCGACCGACCTGCCGGTGAGCGCGGACCTGGAGGCGGGGTACTGCGACGCCGCCGACACCGTTCGGCGCGCGATCGGCGTCGGCGTGGTCGGGGCCAACCTCGAGGACCAGATGAAGCCGCTCGACGAGGCGGTGCGCGTGGTCGAGCAGGTGATGGAGGCCGCCCGCGCCGAGGGCGTCGACGACTTCGTGCTCAACGCCCGCACCGACGCCTTCGTCCTGGGCAAGGACCGGGACCGGGGCGAGGTGCTCGACGACGCCGTCACGCGCGGCCGGGCCTTCCTCGAGGCCGGCGCTCCCGTGGTCTTCGTGCCCGGGGTGCTCGACGAGCGGGAGGTCGCCACGCTGGTCGAGGCGTTCGGCCCGCAGCGCCTCACCCTGATCGGCCTGCCGGGCGTGCCCCCGCTGGCCAGGCTGGAGGAGCTGGGCGTCGCCCGGGTCTCCTACGGTCCCCTCTCCCAGCGGGTGGCGCTGACCGCCCTGCAGGAGCTGGTGGAGGACGTGCACCGCGGCGGCGGCGTGCCGGAGTCGGTGCGGCCGCTCAACTAGTCGACGAGCCACACGCCGAAGGCCCCAGCGACTCGTCGCTGGGGCCTTCGGCGTGGTGAGCTCGGTGAGGCTCAGCGCTTGCGCAGCACCACCTTCCGGCTCGCGGTCGCGCTCTGACCGGTGGCGTCGGTGTAGGTGACCGTCACCGCGACCCGGACCTTGCCAGTGCGCGCGAGCTTCTTGCGCAGGGCGGGCTTGAGGCGCACCGTGAGCTGGCGGCTCCCGGTGGTCTCCTTGCTGACCGGGACCGCCTTCTTGCCGGTCAGGGCCACGGAACCGGCGCCACTGGCGTTCACCCGGATCTTGACGAGGCCCTTCTTCTTGTCGGCCGAGGTCTTGCCCAGACCCACCGTCGGCGCGGCCACGGTCGGCGGCGCACCGGGGGTGGGCACGGCCGTCGGGGTCGGGGTCGGCGTCGGCTCCGGCGTGGGCTCGGCGACGGTCACGGTGAGCGCCGGCGAGGTCGTCCGCTGACCCGCGGAGTCGGTCACCACGGCGGTGAACTCGACCTCGTCGCCCACGTGCTCTGCCCCGGCCTTCCAGGAGAAGGCGTACGGAGGGGAGTCGACGACCTCGACCAGCTCGCCGTCGGCGTAGAGCGCCGCCGAGCGGACCGCGTGGTCGTCGGTGCCGCGCACCAGCGGGTTCACCGTGTCGCCCTGGGCGACCACCAGGCCGGTCCCGGGGTCGACCAGCTGCGCGGTCGGGGCGGCGTCGGCCACCCGGCCCTCGCGGCTCGGCACCGAGGCCGGCACGCTGCTGGCCCGCGACTGCACCGTCACCGTGGCGGCGTTGGCCGAGTCACGGCCCGAGACGGCCTCCTGACCGGTGGTCGGGTCGGCCGGGCCGCCCACGACCGGGTTGCCGGTGCCCAGGTGGCTGCCCGAGACCACGACCGGAGCGCCCTCGCGGACGCCGGTGCCGTCGGCGTTGCCGTTGTAGACGGCGTAGCCGTTGCCGGTCAGGCTGCTGGTCGAGACGGTCAGCGCGCCGGCCGTCTCGGTCCCCGCGTCGGCCAGGAGCACGCCGTACGACTTCGACGGGTCGGGCCGGAAGTAGTTCCCGGTGACCCGGCTGCTGCGGACGAAGCCGGTGGTGCCGGCGGCGTACTCGATGCCGGTCTGGGCGACGACCGCGTTGGGGCGGCCGGTCACCACGGTGCCGGTGACGTGGCCCTTCTCGACGATCCCGCGGCGGGCCGTGTTCGCCGGCCGGCCGTCGGGGCCGCTGGCCCCGTCGAAGAGGATCCCGCCCGACTGGTAGCCGGAGACCCGGCTGTTCGCGACGGTGACCTCGTTCTCCACCGTGCCCGGGCCCTCGCCCTTGATCACACCGGTCTTGACGATGCCCCAGCCGTGCGGGTTCTCCGCCAGCTCGGCGGCGTTCGTGGCGGAGCGCAGCGGCCCGACGACGCTCTCGGAGACCCGACCGGCCGCGCCGAAGAACGCGATGCCGGCCTCGGCCCAGACCGAGCCCGAGGTGACGGTGACCCCGGAGATGTCGACGAACAGCTCGTTGGTGTCGGTCGAGCCCAGCGACTGGCGCGAGACGGTGATGACGTTGCCGCCCCCGTCACGCAGGTACGGCGTCGCGCCCGCGAGCGTTCCCAGCGACTGGTCCGGCTTGATCGTGACCTTGTCGGCACCCGCGCCCTTGATCTTCAGCGGCTTGGTGATGGTCAGGCCGTTGACCGCCCCGGTCGCGACCGGGTTGGAGGCGTGGAAGACCGGCGTCGAGGACTCCTCGTACACCCCGGCGCAGACCACGATGGTGTCCCACGGCGAGGCCAGGTCGACCGCCTCCTGGATGGAGGTGGTGTCCGCACTGGGGCACTGGACGCGGTCGTCGTCGACCAGCCAGCTGGTGCCGGCGCCCGGCTTGCCGACGGTGTCGATCAGCGCGAGGTTGCCCGGCGTCACGTCGTAGTCGGCGAGCAGGTCGGCCGGGTCCGGGCCGGACGTCGGGCCGGAGCCGGCGCCCTGGTCCGGCGCGGTGCCGTCGGAGAGGATCAGGTCGGCGTCCACGGACTCCTGGAAGCGGACGTCGGCGAGCTGGATCGAGCCCGAGGCCGGCGTGCCGTCCACGCCGAAGCGCAGCTCCAGGCTGTCCAGTGCGGCGAGGTCGACGCCCTGGGCGGCGAACTCGCTCAGCGGGACCCGGATCTGGTCCAGCACGATGTGCATCCGCGCGGTCTGGTTGCCCGTCGACATGTGCAGGGCGTTGCCCCACCGCTCGTCACCCGCGCGGACCGTGCCCTCGTTGCCCTCGGCATCGGTCAGGGCGATGACGAAGTCCTGCGTGGTCGAGGCGGGGTCGTAGCTGACCGGCGGCTGACCGCTGCGGTCGGCGACGGCGCCCGGGTTGCGCAGGTCGAAGTAGTTGACGTCGGCGCCCATGGCCAGCGCCTCGAGCCCGCTCATGTCCGCGGACGCAGCGGGGATGTCGGCCCGCAGGGTGGCCGTCCGGCCCTCCTCCCAGGCGAGCGCCAGCTGGCGACCGTAGGAGTGGTTGACCGGGGAGTTCTCCCGCATGCCGTTCTGGCCGCCGAGCGCCGCCTTGCCCGGGAGCGGGCACGGCTTGACCGCGGTCGGCTGGGTGGACTTGCCCAGCTGGGCGGGGGCGAAGTCGTCGGGCTCGGGGTTGCACCAGTCGAAGCCGGGCTTGGTGGTCGCCGGCACCGGGACGCCTCCGTCGGCGAGGTACGGGTTGACGAACCCCTTGCCCTCGAGGGCACCGCCGAGGGCGTTGACCTTCAGGGGCGCCTGGATCTCGGGGCGGATCACGTCGACCCGCTCCTGGGTGCCGGGGAAGTAGCTGGTGGAGACCCGCTCCTCGCAGCCGATCGCCCGGCCGGAGTCGCTGGTCGGGCACGCCGAGGCAGGGATCTGCAGGTGCGACTCGGTGTCGGAGAGCTCACCGGTCAGGTACGGGTCGAAGGCACCCTCGCCGCCGACGTACCGGCGGAAGAACGCGCTCATCGTGGCGAGCCCGATCTTCTCCTGGTCACCCATCCGCGCCGGGTCACCGGAGATCTTGGTGTTGACCAGCGGGTTGTAGGTGTCGGAGTTGTCGATGACGTAGGAGTCGGCCGCCGCGCCGCCGCTCAGCCGCAGGTTGTTGGGCTGCACGTTGCGGTTGTCGGTCGGCAGGGAGTTGCCGCACGCGGCGTCGGCGACGTTGCCGCCGTCCTGTCCGTCGGCCGCCCAGACGGTGTTGTACCAGTTGTGGTTGGCACCGAGCTGCGAGGACTGGATGCGCGGGAACGGGTCGTCGCCGTTGACGTACTGGCCGCGCTCGAAGAACCGCGCGCCCTGCAGGTTGGAGACGTCGCCGTCGCACCAGGGCAGGATCGACATGAACGGCGTGCCGTACGGCGCCTTGCGCTCGTAGTCGACCGGGGCCAGCGCGATGACGCCGCGCAAGGGGTAGCGCGGGCCGTCGGTGCGCTGCCGGTTGTAGTCGATGAAGCTGGTGACCGCGTCGCCGCCGCGGGAGTGGCCCATCAGGCCGATCCGGGTCATGTCCAGCTTGCCGACCAGGGTGTCGCCGAGCGTGGAGGTCGGGGAGACC
The window above is part of the Nocardioides campestrisoli genome. Proteins encoded here:
- a CDS encoding isocitrate lyase/PEP mutase family protein, whose protein sequence is MSALPEVSGRASQLLGLHTAPRLLTVVNVWDVISAKVVAQTEGTQALATASHSIAASRGYEDGENIPVDEMLAEVARIVEATDLPVSADLEAGYCDAADTVRRAIGVGVVGANLEDQMKPLDEAVRVVEQVMEAARAEGVDDFVLNARTDAFVLGKDRDRGEVLDDAVTRGRAFLEAGAPVVFVPGVLDEREVATLVEAFGPQRLTLIGLPGVPPLARLEELGVARVSYGPLSQRVALTALQELVEDVHRGGGVPESVRPLN
- a CDS encoding alpha/beta hydrolase, whose protein sequence is MLAALAAPTVLPASAEPAAPAPLTAADLPDPMERGDYTPVTIQETKLGTVPLHEPDSSGAAPQARTARAAEDMEIRGSLYYPADRTAPSPVLVLVHGNHGSCDAGQDTAAMSCAEFKRNEAGYAYLGENLATWGYTTFSVSMDQLMMRQDNAKGKGMHQRRRLIAASLDALARANEPGGLPVSPTSTLGDTLVGKLDMTRIGLMGHSRGGDAVTSFIDYNRQRTDGPRYPLRGVIALAPVDYERKAPYGTPFMSILPWCDGDVSNLQGARFFERGQYVNGDDPFPRIQSSQLGANHNWYNTVWAADGQDGGNVADAACGNSLPTDNRNVQPNNLRLSGGAAADSYVIDNSDTYNPLVNTKISGDPARMGDQEKIGLATMSAFFRRYVGGEGAFDPYLTGELSDTESHLQIPASACPTSDSGRAIGCEERVSTSYFPGTQERVDVIRPEIQAPLKVNALGGALEGKGFVNPYLADGGVPVPATTKPGFDWCNPEPDDFAPAQLGKSTQPTAVKPCPLPGKAALGGQNGMRENSPVNHSYGRQLALAWEEGRTATLRADIPAASADMSGLEALAMGADVNYFDLRNPGAVADRSGQPPVSYDPASTTQDFVIALTDAEGNEGTVRAGDERWGNALHMSTGNQTARMHIVLDQIRVPLSEFAAQGVDLAALDSLELRFGVDGTPASGSIQLADVRFQESVDADLILSDGTAPDQGAGSGPTSGPDPADLLADYDVTPGNLALIDTVGKPGAGTSWLVDDDRVQCPSADTTSIQEAVDLASPWDTIVVCAGVYEESSTPVFHASNPVATGAVNGLTITKPLKIKGAGADKVTIKPDQSLGTLAGATPYLRDGGGNVITVSRQSLGSTDTNELFVDISGVTVTSGSVWAEAGIAFFGAAGRVSESVVGPLRSATNAAELAENPHGWGIVKTGVIKGEGPGTVENEVTVANSRVSGYQSGGILFDGASGPDGRPANTARRGIVEKGHVTGTVVTGRPNAVVAQTGIEYAAGTTGFVRSSRVTGNYFRPDPSKSYGVLLADAGTETAGALTVSTSSLTGNGYAVYNGNADGTGVREGAPVVVSGSHLGTGNPVVGGPADPTTGQEAVSGRDSANAATVTVQSRASSVPASVPSREGRVADAAPTAQLVDPGTGLVVAQGDTVNPLVRGTDDHAVRSAALYADGELVEVVDSPPYAFSWKAGAEHVGDEVEFTAVVTDSAGQRTTSPALTVTVAEPTPEPTPTPTPTAVPTPGAPPTVAAPTVGLGKTSADKKKGLVKIRVNASGAGSVALTGKKAVPVSKETTGSRQLTVRLKPALRKKLARTGKVRVAVTVTYTDATGQSATASRKVVLRKR